A single region of the Halopiger xanaduensis SH-6 genome encodes:
- a CDS encoding alkaline phosphatase family protein — MSGSTPTSERAFVLGLDGVPWRLIEQWSDEGELPNFARMREEGASGTLESTRPPTTPLAWPSIATGVWPDKHGIYGFQNLSEEYSHEMYTSHDIQQPPLWEQLQPAHVGNVPMTFPARDIDGSMVTGMMTPSTDQEFTHPPDLGDELESRVGEYEISLDYPEYADRPDEFEEAVSNMLEQRREVMQLQMDRAGDDWQLFFFVYTAPDRFQHLVWDMDRLLAHYKKLDDLLGDVMDYTDEHDADLYVVSDHGFGEIHDLIYVNHILEREGYLFRREDEGTRGALASLGISRDSITNMLERVGISEEMLVSNLPRSLLDTVAEQIPGDHALYDVDYERTVAFVHDAGNCYINDSRRFENGIVSPSDVPEIKEELIDVFESVTDANDRQLLEVYDGDELFPTDPDSPDLIVNGIDGYDVRNGIEDEVLGDTGNYAASHRSTGIMLCRGPSIDSGATLRGARVVDVAPTLLHGIGEPVPANADGRVLFDAFDESATPATTKVQRSEVSKVATPDGEVDEDFDDVEDRLKGLGYME; from the coding sequence ATGAGCGGATCTACCCCCACGTCCGAGCGGGCGTTCGTCCTCGGACTCGACGGCGTACCGTGGCGACTCATCGAGCAGTGGAGCGACGAGGGTGAACTCCCGAACTTCGCCCGGATGCGCGAAGAAGGCGCCTCGGGCACGCTCGAGAGTACGCGTCCGCCGACGACGCCGCTCGCTTGGCCGTCGATCGCGACCGGCGTCTGGCCGGACAAACACGGGATCTACGGCTTCCAGAACCTCTCGGAGGAGTACTCCCACGAGATGTACACGAGCCACGACATCCAGCAGCCGCCCCTGTGGGAGCAACTCCAGCCGGCTCACGTCGGGAACGTTCCGATGACGTTCCCGGCCCGCGATATCGACGGCTCGATGGTGACGGGGATGATGACTCCCTCCACCGATCAGGAGTTCACGCATCCGCCCGACCTCGGCGACGAGCTCGAGTCGCGCGTCGGCGAGTACGAGATCAGCCTCGACTATCCGGAGTACGCCGACCGCCCCGACGAGTTCGAGGAGGCCGTCTCGAACATGCTCGAGCAGCGCCGGGAGGTGATGCAGCTGCAGATGGACCGCGCGGGCGACGACTGGCAGCTGTTCTTCTTCGTGTACACCGCGCCGGACCGGTTCCAGCACCTCGTCTGGGACATGGACCGGCTGCTCGCCCACTACAAGAAACTCGACGACCTGCTCGGCGACGTCATGGACTACACCGACGAGCACGACGCCGACCTCTACGTCGTCTCCGACCACGGCTTCGGCGAGATTCACGACCTGATCTACGTCAACCACATTCTCGAGCGGGAGGGCTACCTCTTCAGACGCGAGGACGAGGGCACCCGCGGCGCGCTCGCGAGCCTCGGCATCTCGCGGGACAGCATCACGAACATGCTCGAGCGGGTCGGCATCTCGGAGGAGATGCTGGTCTCGAACCTCCCGCGGAGTCTGCTCGACACCGTCGCCGAGCAGATCCCGGGCGATCACGCCCTCTACGACGTCGACTACGAGCGCACCGTCGCGTTCGTCCACGACGCGGGCAACTGTTACATCAACGACAGCAGGCGGTTCGAGAACGGGATCGTCTCGCCGAGCGACGTCCCGGAGATCAAAGAAGAGCTCATCGACGTCTTCGAGTCGGTGACCGACGCGAACGACCGGCAACTCCTCGAGGTCTACGACGGGGACGAACTGTTCCCCACCGATCCCGACTCGCCGGATCTGATCGTCAACGGGATCGACGGGTACGACGTCCGCAACGGGATCGAGGACGAGGTGCTCGGCGACACCGGGAACTACGCGGCGAGCCACCGCAGCACGGGGATCATGCTCTGTCGCGGCCCGTCGATCGACTCGGGGGCGACGCTGCGGGGCGCGCGCGTGGTCGACGTCGCGCCGACGCTGCTGCACGGCATCGGCGAGCCAGTGCCGGCAAACGCTGACGGTCGCGTGCTCTTCGACGCGTTCGACGAGTCGGCGACGCCGGCAACCACGAAGGTCCAGCGGTCCGAGGTGTCGAAGGTGGCGACGCCGGACGGCGAGGTCGACGAGGACTTCGACGACGTCGAGGACCGCCTGAAGGGCCTCGGCTACATGGAGTAA
- the mct gene encoding succinyl-CoA:mesaconate CoA-transferase — MSALDDVRVLDLTRVLGGPYCTMLLADLGADVVKIEPPGGDFVRETPPFHDEDDSFGGYFQSINRGKRSLELDFTDEDDRDDFLSLVDAADVVVENYRAGTMAKFDLEYERLAERNPQLVYAALRGFGDPRTVESPKQDEPAFDLVAQAMGGVMHQTGHPDGPPTKVGFGVGDIFTGVLHAVNILAALHYRERTGVGQFVDTAMYDSMVSLGERAVYQYSYTGEVPERRGNSHPTLFPYNAFEAEDGFVVIAALTDRHWRNLCEHMGEPEWAVDYADAADRLEHREKLREAIAEWVGSRSAAAVLETLNGSVPCGPLQDVADIYDCEHAKQREMLVEADLPEADETVTIAGTPIKMAKTPPEPGDRAPLLDEHRDELLGVDVARPPEPDVGDGETEPFEVSQDQSQDD, encoded by the coding sequence ATGAGCGCTCTCGACGACGTCCGCGTGCTCGACCTGACGCGCGTGCTCGGCGGACCGTACTGCACGATGTTGCTCGCCGACCTGGGCGCAGACGTCGTGAAAATCGAACCGCCGGGCGGGGATTTCGTCCGCGAAACGCCGCCGTTTCACGACGAGGACGATAGCTTCGGCGGCTACTTCCAGAGCATCAACCGCGGGAAGCGGAGCCTCGAGCTCGATTTCACCGACGAGGACGACCGCGACGATTTCCTGTCGCTCGTCGACGCGGCGGACGTCGTCGTCGAGAACTATCGCGCCGGGACGATGGCGAAGTTCGACCTCGAGTACGAGCGCCTCGCCGAGCGCAACCCGCAACTCGTCTACGCGGCGCTGCGCGGGTTCGGCGATCCCCGCACCGTCGAGAGCCCCAAACAGGACGAGCCGGCGTTCGACCTCGTGGCGCAGGCGATGGGCGGCGTGATGCACCAGACCGGCCACCCGGACGGCCCGCCGACGAAGGTCGGGTTCGGCGTCGGCGACATCTTCACGGGCGTGTTGCACGCGGTCAACATTCTCGCGGCGCTGCACTACCGGGAGCGGACGGGCGTCGGACAGTTCGTCGACACGGCGATGTACGACTCCATGGTGAGCCTCGGCGAGCGGGCGGTCTACCAGTACTCCTACACCGGCGAGGTGCCCGAGCGGCGGGGCAACTCTCATCCGACGCTGTTCCCGTACAACGCCTTCGAGGCCGAGGACGGTTTCGTCGTCATCGCCGCGCTCACCGATCGCCACTGGCGGAACCTCTGTGAACACATGGGCGAACCCGAGTGGGCTGTCGACTACGCCGACGCCGCGGATCGGCTCGAGCACCGCGAGAAACTGCGCGAGGCGATCGCGGAATGGGTCGGCTCCCGATCGGCCGCGGCGGTCCTCGAGACGCTCAACGGGTCCGTCCCCTGCGGGCCGTTGCAGGACGTCGCCGACATCTACGACTGCGAGCACGCGAAGCAGCGGGAGATGCTCGTCGAGGCCGACCTTCCCGAGGCCGACGAGACGGTGACGATCGCCGGCACGCCGATCAAGATGGCCAAGACGCCGCCCGAGCCGGGCGACCGCGCGCCGCTGCTGGACGAGCACCGGGACGAACTCCTCGGGGTCGACGTCGCGCGGCCGCCCGAGCCCGACGTCGGCGACGGGGAGACGGAGCCGTTCGAGGTTTCGCAAGACCAGTCACAGGACGATTGA
- a CDS encoding GNAT family N-acetyltransferase, with translation MATDSSNRTESNAEAANSNRATEKQSETETERERDSQPSDVETEDDPYTIRPYEPDDREDFLELYDRVLGDRDDEWFRWKYEDNPYVDHVPMIVATHEGRVVGTKPSFALELRAGNRTLRALQPADVMVHEDHRRRGLYSRTTERLKERYRDREADLFFNFPNEATLSGSLKHGWRIVEEVPTYYRVQRPDALVDGDERLEALATAAGPVAAAYFRARDRLADPPTDVVVRRFADVPVEQFVDCYEQAVPGTLHAHRDETFYEWRFENPKWTYDAYVASRDGDPIAGVITGTRTQDGTKETCLTDLVPLARTRERRDGLEAILARVLSDRRDSALLAASGRAVDPALLGQFGFRSDQSLPFSNVTQPTTQVTYPLADDGGHEWTVAGRAIADPSNWTVTFAEQDTW, from the coding sequence ATGGCAACCGACTCATCGAACCGAACGGAATCGAACGCGGAAGCGGCGAATAGCAACCGGGCCACCGAGAAACAGTCGGAGACAGAAACTGAGCGGGAACGGGACTCACAGCCCAGCGACGTAGAGACCGAAGACGACCCGTACACGATCCGGCCCTACGAACCCGACGACAGGGAGGACTTCCTCGAGCTGTACGATCGGGTGCTCGGCGACCGCGACGACGAGTGGTTCCGCTGGAAGTACGAGGACAACCCCTACGTCGATCACGTGCCGATGATCGTCGCGACCCACGAGGGGCGGGTCGTCGGCACGAAACCCAGTTTCGCACTCGAGCTTCGGGCCGGTAACCGGACCCTCCGGGCGCTCCAGCCGGCCGACGTCATGGTCCACGAGGACCACCGCCGGCGCGGGCTCTACTCGCGGACGACCGAACGGCTCAAGGAGCGGTACCGGGACCGGGAGGCCGACCTGTTCTTCAACTTCCCGAACGAGGCGACGCTGTCGGGCAGCCTGAAACACGGTTGGCGGATCGTCGAGGAGGTGCCGACCTACTACCGCGTCCAGCGGCCCGACGCCTTAGTCGACGGTGACGAGCGCCTCGAGGCGCTCGCGACGGCCGCAGGCCCGGTCGCGGCGGCGTACTTCCGTGCGCGCGATCGGCTGGCCGACCCGCCGACGGACGTCGTCGTTCGCCGGTTCGCGGACGTCCCCGTCGAGCAGTTCGTCGACTGCTACGAGCAAGCAGTACCGGGGACACTGCACGCACACCGCGACGAGACGTTCTACGAGTGGCGCTTCGAGAACCCGAAGTGGACCTACGACGCCTACGTCGCGAGCCGCGACGGCGACCCCATCGCCGGCGTCATCACCGGCACCCGAACGCAGGACGGAACGAAAGAAACCTGCCTGACCGATCTCGTCCCGCTGGCGCGGACCCGCGAGCGACGCGACGGCCTCGAGGCGATCCTCGCGCGCGTGCTCTCCGACCGGCGCGATTCGGCGCTGCTCGCGGCGAGCGGGCGCGCGGTCGACCCCGCCCTGCTCGGCCAGTTCGGTTTTCGGTCGGACCAGTCGCTGCCGTTCTCGAATGTGACTCAGCCGACGACGCAGGTCACCTATCCGCTGGCGGACGACGGCGGCCACGAGTGGACCGTCGCCGGGCGGGCGATCGCCGACCCCTCGAACTGGACAGTGACCTTCGCCGAACAGGACACCTGGTGA